The DNA region TGCTTAATAGTCATCAAGTAATTTTTTTCTATAGTAAAACAAAGAAATATAAATTCAACCCAATGTATCAAGACTACTCACCGACTACAAATCTAGATCAAATCTTTCAAGAGAGAGTTAGAAATGAACACGGAAAATCCGCCTATAAAAAAGACGGAGAAAAAGCAGTTTTAATAGAAAAAAAGAAAGGTGTTCCTCTATCTGATGTATGGGAAATCCCTTACCTAAATCCAAAAGCAAAGGAAAGAGTTGGCTATCCAACACAAAAGCCAATATTACTCTTAGAGAGAATCATTGAATTAGCCTCTGATGAGAACGACACAGTCATGGACCCATTTTGTGGAAGTGGAACAACATTAGTTGCCGCCAAACTACTAAAAAGAAAATTTATAGGGATGGATATTTCTAAAGATGCAATTGAGTTATCAAAAGAAAGACTTGAAAATCCAATAAAATCCGAATCTGCACTATTAAAGAAAGGAATTGACTCATATCAAAACCAATCACCTGAAATTGCCGAATATTTAAAGAAAATCAATGCTTATCCAGTTCAAAGAAATAAAGGCATAGATGGCTTCATGAGAGATGGCGATGATATAAAACCAGTACCTATAAAAATCCAAAGACATGGCGAGAGTATAAAAGATGCTCAGGATAGTTTATTAAAAGCTTGTATAAAAAATGACTTCCAAACCAAAATACTTATCTCCACAGAGACAAATGAAGATAGTTTTTTAGAAGAAGATAACCTATATATCTTTAATAAATCCAATCTAAAAATAGAACAGCTCACAAACTTAATTTAATTATTTTCCAAAAACTTTCTTGAACGAAAAGGCCTCAATATTCATTTGGGGCTTTTTTATTTCATTTTTTAAAAAGGTTAAATTTTTCGGTATATCAATAAATAGATATAAAATTACTATTTTTTGGTAAA from Halobacteriovoraceae bacterium includes:
- a CDS encoding site-specific DNA-methyltransferase, producing the protein MLVNKDCINALEDIKAKSIDLIYLDPPFYTQKKQKQKTRDNSKEYSFDDSWESIEDYRNYITERLKICKTLLKDTGSIFLHCDKAASHHLRIALDEVFGYSNFQSEIIWTYRRWSNSRRGLLNSHQVIFFYSKTKKYKFNPMYQDYSPTTNLDQIFQERVRNEHGKSAYKKDGEKAVLIEKKKGVPLSDVWEIPYLNPKAKERVGYPTQKPILLLERIIELASDENDTVMDPFCGSGTTLVAAKLLKRKFIGMDISKDAIELSKERLENPIKSESALLKKGIDSYQNQSPEIAEYLKKINAYPVQRNKGIDGFMRDGDDIKPVPIKIQRHGESIKDAQDSLLKACIKNDFQTKILISTETNEDSFLEEDNLYIFNKSNLKIEQLTNLI